The following are encoded in a window of Coleofasciculus sp. FACHB-1120 genomic DNA:
- a CDS encoding DUF362 domain-containing protein, translated as MKPSVSLIRANSYNRQLLRESVESLLEPLGGIKAFVKAGDRVLLKPNLLTGGHPSKECVTRPELVHCVAKLVQEAGGKPFLGDSPAFGSAMGVAKANGYLPLMEELNLPLVEFTGKRYETVSEGFNHLLLCKEAMDADVVINLPKLKSHCQLTMTMGVKNLFGCVPGKMKAWWHMEAGKDSARFGEMLVETARAINPTLTILDAIIGHEGNGPSGGEPRFLGILAASADVFALDRAIVEILNVDPLNVPTMAASMRLGLCTNVEEIDFPQLHPDDLKVLDWQLPTNMMPIDFAMPRVIKSTFRHLYIRFIKEPMNAYAGR; from the coding sequence ATGAAACCTTCCGTTAGTTTAATTCGTGCGAATTCCTACAATCGGCAATTATTGCGAGAATCGGTGGAAAGTTTGCTGGAACCGTTGGGAGGAATCAAAGCTTTTGTCAAAGCAGGCGATCGCGTTCTCCTTAAGCCCAATTTACTCACTGGTGGGCATCCGAGTAAAGAATGCGTCACCCGTCCCGAACTGGTTCACTGTGTTGCCAAACTGGTACAAGAAGCCGGTGGAAAGCCTTTCCTGGGAGACAGTCCCGCGTTTGGCAGCGCGATGGGTGTGGCAAAGGCAAATGGTTATCTTCCCCTCATGGAAGAACTCAATTTGCCGCTAGTGGAATTTACAGGGAAGCGTTACGAAACCGTTAGCGAAGGGTTCAACCATCTGTTGTTGTGCAAAGAAGCAATGGATGCAGATGTAGTAATCAACCTGCCTAAACTGAAATCCCACTGTCAGCTAACGATGACAATGGGGGTCAAAAACTTATTCGGTTGCGTACCGGGAAAAATGAAAGCCTGGTGGCACATGGAAGCGGGGAAAGATAGTGCCCGATTTGGGGAAATGTTAGTAGAAACTGCAAGGGCAATTAATCCTACCCTAACGATTTTAGATGCAATTATCGGGCATGAAGGGAACGGCCCTAGCGGTGGCGAACCTCGCTTCCTAGGAATTTTAGCGGCATCGGCTGATGTATTTGCCCTGGATCGGGCGATTGTGGAAATTCTCAATGTAGATCCTCTCAACGTCCCTACTATGGCGGCTTCGATGAGGTTAGGACTATGCACAAATGTGGAGGAAATTGACTTTCCCCAACTGCATCCGGATGATCTAAAGGTGCTGGATTGGCAACTTCCTACTAACATGATGCCTATCGACTTTGCAATGCCTCGCGTGATTAAGTCTACGTTTAGGCATCTTTATATCCGGTTTATCAAGGAACCGATGAATGCTTACGCAGGACGGTAA
- a CDS encoding HNH endonuclease produces MTKTPRIRIPPEVRKYVFQRDRCQCQSCGKTALEANLTIDHIIPLSRGGSNDISNLQTLCLPCNQRKTNHLDPRFRRYFDL; encoded by the coding sequence ATGACTAAAACGCCCAGAATTCGCATCCCGCCAGAAGTGAGGAAGTATGTATTCCAGCGCGATCGCTGTCAGTGCCAAAGTTGCGGCAAAACGGCACTAGAAGCAAACCTCACGATTGACCACATCATACCGCTCTCTCGTGGCGGTTCCAATGACATTAGCAACCTACAAACCCTCTGTCTCCCCTGTAACCAGCGCAAAACCAACCATTTAGATCCTCGGTTCCGGCGTTATTTCGATCTTTAA
- a CDS encoding DUF4090 family protein — MTSENQTTTGADAIDVAIAQGIDFDGSPIPTPKLELYTKVMGLEAGRQRSGVSNTMRSRIVRIGAKHISQEELNQMLLDADFAPLKDKEIAFYYSGK, encoded by the coding sequence ATGACTTCAGAGAATCAAACAACTACAGGCGCTGATGCGATTGATGTAGCGATCGCGCAGGGAATTGATTTTGACGGTTCCCCAATTCCGACACCCAAACTAGAATTATACACAAAAGTAATGGGGCTGGAAGCTGGACGGCAGCGCAGCGGTGTATCCAATACTATGCGTTCTAGAATTGTTCGCATCGGCGCTAAGCATATTTCCCAAGAAGAACTCAACCAGATGTTGCTTGATGCCGACTTTGCACCACTGAAAGATAAAGAAATTGCTTTTTACTATAGCGGAAAGTAG
- a CDS encoding KGK domain-containing protein — protein MEYDSYLENCDDNDVISFGSGLYKIGKVKPGFASSIEKVAEAIIESLEAYGITDAHMYEVPNRGAAYKANRKWFQEGKDCEILRIGAKGWQKGKIKLKLTVEFIADEPEISEEPASDESEILQTGSPLDEIRKIRHQENKQ, from the coding sequence ATGGAATATGACTCTTATCTGGAAAATTGCGACGACAATGATGTTATATCATTCGGGTCTGGACTTTACAAAATTGGTAAAGTAAAGCCTGGATTCGCATCGTCAATAGAAAAAGTAGCAGAGGCAATAATTGAATCGCTAGAAGCCTATGGAATAACAGATGCACATATGTATGAAGTTCCCAATAGAGGTGCCGCATATAAGGCTAATAGGAAGTGGTTTCAAGAAGGTAAAGATTGTGAAATTCTAAGAATTGGTGCGAAGGGCTGGCAAAAAGGAAAAATTAAGCTGAAACTCACTGTAGAGTTTATAGCTGATGAGCCAGAAATTTCAGAAGAACCAGCAAGTGATGAATCAGAAATACTCCAAACCGGGTCACCACTCGATGAGATCCGTAAGATAAGACACCAAGAAAATAAGCAATAA
- a CDS encoding pentapeptide repeat-containing protein, with the protein MEADEVKKKYNSGQRDFSSKDLSDADFSKIDLTEINFANSNLASANLSWANMNGANLSEADLNYADLSKAKLSHANLKGANLGGANLSGADLSGANLSEAHLDNANLSKAILNGANLTKAELNGADMSKANLSGSVLSQADLSNANLSKANLSSADLNRADFSSANLSGATLIGAILSGIDLAGADLDGTKF; encoded by the coding sequence ATGGAAGCTGATGAAGTTAAAAAAAAGTACAATTCAGGACAAAGAGATTTTAGCTCCAAAGATTTAAGTGATGCAGACTTCAGTAAAATTGATTTAACTGAAATTAATTTTGCTAATTCTAACTTGGCTTCAGCTAATCTTAGTTGGGCAAATATGAACGGAGCTAATCTTAGTGAAGCAGATTTAAATTATGCGGATTTAAGTAAGGCAAAACTCAGCCATGCAAATTTAAAGGGTGCGAATTTAGGTGGTGCTAACTTGAGTGGAGCCGACTTATCTGGGGCTAATCTAAGCGAGGCACATCTAGATAATGCAAATTTGAGTAAAGCAATTCTCAACGGTGCAAATCTAACAAAAGCTGAGCTTAATGGAGCAGATATGAGTAAGGCTAATTTGAGCGGATCGGTTCTTAGCCAAGCAGATTTAAGTAATGCAAACCTAAGTAAAGCAAACCTAAGCAGTGCAGACCTTAATCGAGCAGATTTCAGTAGTGCGAACCTTAGTGGAGCAACCTTGATTGGTGCAATTTTAAGCGGTATAGACCTAGCTGGTGCAGACTTGGATGGAACGAAGTTTTAG
- a CDS encoding NAD(P)-dependent oxidoreductase: MKKLLVTGASGFLGWHLCQLAQQEWDVYGTYFSHSLAIPGVNLLKVDLKDFQELKHLFQEIQPDGVIHTAARSQPNFCQKYPDESFPINVTASGNIAGLCADASIPCVFTSTDLVFDGLNPPYRETDPVSPVNVYGEQKVMAEEGMLERYPMTAVCRMPLMFGMATPTATSFMQPFIQILREEKELSLFIDEFRTPVSGTTAARGLLLALEKVNGRIHLGGKERISRYEFGRLLVEVLQLPGAGLKSCRQEDVKMAAPRPADVSLDSSKAFELGYSPLSMRKELAAL, from the coding sequence ATGAAAAAACTCTTAGTTACAGGTGCCAGCGGTTTTTTAGGATGGCATCTTTGCCAGTTAGCACAACAAGAATGGGACGTTTATGGAACTTATTTTTCTCATTCTCTAGCGATTCCTGGCGTAAATTTGCTGAAAGTTGACTTAAAAGATTTTCAGGAACTCAAGCATCTGTTCCAAGAAATTCAGCCAGATGGAGTGATTCATACCGCCGCGCGATCGCAACCTAATTTTTGCCAGAAATATCCTGATGAATCTTTCCCCATAAATGTTACTGCATCAGGTAATATTGCTGGGCTGTGTGCGGATGCTTCGATTCCTTGCGTTTTCACTTCAACTGATTTAGTTTTCGATGGTTTAAACCCTCCCTATCGGGAAACAGATCCCGTGTCTCCTGTCAATGTTTATGGAGAGCAAAAAGTGATGGCGGAGGAAGGGATGTTGGAGCGTTATCCTATGACCGCTGTTTGCCGAATGCCTTTAATGTTTGGGATGGCAACGCCTACGGCTACAAGTTTCATGCAGCCCTTTATCCAAATATTGAGAGAGGAAAAAGAGCTAAGTTTATTCATCGATGAATTCCGAACGCCAGTTAGCGGAACAACGGCAGCACGAGGACTTTTATTAGCATTAGAAAAAGTAAACGGACGCATCCATTTGGGCGGAAAAGAGCGGATATCGCGCTATGAGTTTGGACGATTATTAGTTGAAGTGCTGCAACTTCCCGGAGCTGGGCTTAAATCTTGCCGACAAGAAGATGTAAAAATGGCTGCGCCAAGACCAGCGGATGTGTCTTTAGATAGTTCAAAAGCTTTTGAATTAGGATATTCGCCTTTATCTATGCGAAAAGAATTAGCGGCATTGTAG